The Oncorhynchus tshawytscha isolate Ot180627B linkage group LG12, Otsh_v2.0, whole genome shotgun sequence genome includes a window with the following:
- the LOC112262562 gene encoding glycine-rich RNA-binding protein GRP1A: MSDEGKLFVGGLSFDTTEQSLAEAFSKYGNISKCDVIMDRETGRPRGFGFVKYDNPEDAKDAMDAMNGQSLDGRTIRVNEAGQGGGGGRGGGGGYRGSRGGGGYGGGGGYGGGERSYGGGGGGRSYGGEDRGYGGGGGGGGYRSGGGRGGYSSGGGYRDNQ, encoded by the coding sequence ATGTCCGACGAAGGAAAACTTTTCGTCGGTGGCCTGAGCTTCGACACCACAGAGCAATCTCTTGCAGAAGCGTTCTCAAAGTATGGAAATATCTCTaaatgtgatgtcatcatggacagagaaacaggaaggcCTCGTGGATTCGGCTTCGTAAAGTACGACAATCCCGAGGATGCGAAGGACGCTATGGATGCAATGAACGGCCAGTCTCTCGACGGCAGAACCATCCGTGTGAACGAGGCAGGCCAGGGCGGTGGTGGAGGTCGTGGAGGTGGCGGTGGATACAGAGGTTCCCGAGGTGGTGGTGGATACGGCGGTGGAGGTGGATATGGTGGAGGCGAGAGGAGTTACGGTGGTGGCGGAGGAGGCCGCAGCTATGGCGGAGAAGACCGAGGATacggaggtggtggtggtggtggtggatacAGGAGCGGTGGAGGCCGAGGCGGGTACTCCTCTGGTGGCGGATACAGGGACAATCAATAG
- the rfc5 gene encoding replication factor C subunit 5, with translation MASIGKIPLQSRNLPWVEKYRPQTLDDLISHKDILSTIQKFISEDRLPHLLFYGPPGTGKTSTVLASAKQLYKEKEFNAMVLELNASDDRGIDVVRGPILSFASTRTIFKKGFKLVILDEADAMTRDAQNALRRVIEKYTENTRFCLICNYLSKIIPALQSRCTRFRFGPLSQDQMIPRLEFVIQQESIDVTPDGMKAIVTLSSGDMRRSLNILQSTSMAYGKVTEDNVYTCTGHPLRSDIANILDWSLNKDFTSAYNQILQLKTLKGLALHDILTEVHLLIHRVDFPPAIRMGLLIKLADIEYRLASGTSEKIQLSSMVAAFQAVRDMVVNEAA, from the exons ATGGCATCGATTGGCAAGATACCGTTGCAGTCAAGAAATTTGCCGTG GGTTGAGAAATACAGGCCACAGACCCTAGATGACTTGATTTCTCACAAGGACATATTAAGCACCA TCCAGAAATTTATCAGTGAGGACAGGCTGCCACATCTCTTGTTCTATGGACCCCCAGGCACAGGGAAAACATCTACTGTTCTCGCCTCTGCCAAGCAGCTCTACAAGGAGAAGGAGTTCAACGCTATGGTCCTGGAG CTTAATGCGTCAGACGACAGAGGTATCGATGTTGTACGAGGACCCATCCTGAGTTTTGCCAGCACCAGGACCatattcaa GAAGGGTTTCAAGTTGGTGATACTGGATGAGGCTGATGCCATGACCCGGGATGCCCAGAATGCATTGCGGCGAG TCATTGAGAAGTACACAGAAAACACCAGGTTCTGTTTGATTTGTAACTACCTGTCTAAGATCATCCCAGCCCTGCAGTCTCGCTGCACCAGGTTCCGCTTCGGACCCCTGTCTCAGGACCAGATGATACCCAGGCTGGAGTTTGTTATCCAGCAGGAGAG CATTGATGTAACTCCAGATGGAATGAAAGCTATTGTGACCCTGTCATCGGGAGACATGAGAAGATCCCTCAACATACTGCAG AGCACCAGCATGGCGTATGGGAAGGTCACCGAGGATAATGTGTACACCTGCACTGGTCACCCACTACGATCCGATATCGCCAACATCCTGGACTGGTCGCTAAACAAGGACTTTACTTCCGCTTACAACC AGATTCTCCAGCTGAAGACGCTGAAAGGCCTAGCCCTGCATGACATCCTGACTGAGGTCCACCTACTGATCCACAGAG TGGACTTCCCTCCTGCCATTCGGATGGGCTTGCTTATCAAGTTGGCAGACATTGA GTACCGGCTGGCCTCTGGAACTAGTGAGAAGATCCAATTGAGTTCGATGGTGGCAGCTTTCCAGGCAGTGAGAGACATGGTGGTCAATGAGGCCGCCTAG